The genomic DNA AATCCAGCAGGGTTTGGCGGCTGCACGGGAGACCGGATCGCTGGGGGCGACAACGTAGCAGTTGGTCCCCCATGGCCCGAGTTCGAAGCCATGGAGAGTGAGAAGGGGGGCTGGCATGGTTGCGCTCGCGTTTCGGGATGGGACGGGATCGGGTGTCTCAGGGCAGCAAAGTGGGGCACCGCAAACGGTCTCGAATCGGTACGATAGGGGGAACGCTGTCCCGTGGGCCGGCTCACAGAGGCGAGGCCTTGAGTGTCTGTTCACAAGGGATCGGCACGTGCGGAGATTGAACGATGTTGATTCGGAACATCGGCGAGATGGAGATGCGCCCGGTCCAGATGGACGGGGTGCAGGGTGCGACGATGGCCGTCATGGTGGGGCGTTCGGACGGTGCGCCAAACTTCGCGATGCGTCAGTTTGCGGTCGCTCCTGGCGGTCATACGCCTCGGCATAGCCACGATTACGAGCACGAAGTCTTTGTGGTGAGCGGGAAGGGGACGATCCTCCTGGAGGGGAAGGAACGTCCGATTCGAGGGGGTGATGTGATCTATGTCCCGGCGGACGAGTTGCACCAGTTCAAGTCCGCCTCGGACCAGCATGAACCGCTGCGGTTCTTATGCTTGGTGCCGATGTCGAGGAACTGCGGCGACCCGACGCCCGGATCTTGATAGGTGTTTGGTGACGGACATCGACAAAGGTCATCATCTGTGTCGTAGATGATGGCGGAGCACGAGCCGGAGCGGGGAGTGGGCAGAGATTGGAGGTTCGGTCGTCATGGCGGACAATGAACCAACGGGCACTCATGCGGGCAACGGCATCGGGGGCGGAAAAGGAACCGATCGGCCGAGCGGCATGCTCATGGCCGCGGTGTATGTCTTCGCGGGGTTGGCGAGCGCAGGGATGCTCGCCGTTGCGCTGACGCAGCGGGGGGGAGCAGAGAGCACGCTCATCGTTGCCTCGATCGGGATGCTCGGATTGGTGTTTGTTGCCTGTACGTCGCCGTTGGCGATGATGCTGTCGGCGCGACGCGAGGATTCGTACTCCGAGCGCCGGATGGTTGATGAGTTGGTGCAGACTCGGCGCGCCATCGAGTCGATGCGGGAAGAGGCCGCACTCTCTGATGATGCCAGGCGAGCGATCAATCGGCGACGCGAGCGGGAACTCCTGCGTCGCGCGATCGAAGAGGACATCGCTGCTCAGGAATGGGAAGCGGCGATGCTGCTTTGCAGCGAGTTGTCGGACCGATTCGGCTATCGCCAGGACGCTGAGGAGGCGAGAGCGCGGATCGAGAGCGCACGGTACGAGTACGTGATGCAGAGCGTAAACGCCGCGACCTCGCGAGTTGATCAGATGATCATCCAGCGTCGATGGGACGAGGCGTGGGCCGAGGCGAGGCGTATCGGCCGGTTGTACCGCGAGTTGCCGAGAGCCGCGGCGTTGGAGCGTCGGGTCGATCAGGCGCGCGAGATGTACAAGGCCGATCTGGAACGCCGATTCCTCACCTCCGCCCGTGAGGACCGAGTTGAGGATGCCATGGCGCTTCTGAAGGAGCTTGACGCGTACCTCTCGGAAGGGGAGGCGGCTCCATATCGCGAGGTGGCGCGCGGTGTGATCGGGAAGGCCAGGAACAATCTCGGCGCACAGTTCAAGCTCGCGGTCAAGGACAGGCAGTGGAGCGAGGCCCACGATATCGGGCAGCGGATCCTGCGGGAGTTCCCGAATTCTCGGATGGCCGATGAGGTGAGGCAGCTTATCGATGCCGTGCGAGAGCGAGCGACCGGGACCGCAGCCGCGGGGCATCCGTTGGGTTGATCCTTCTGGTCATAGAATGCCGATGGCACGAGCAATCGGCTCGATGCGGCTTTGAACCTCTTGGTCCATCGTGAGCACGGGAGGCCAGGCACGAACCGGTTCACCGTTGGCCTCATCTCCAGCTCGCTTGGGTGTTGCATCAAAGCCGAGTCGGCCGCCGTCTTGAGCTGAGCAAGCCGTCTTCACATGAATCATGTCGCGTCCCGCGTCCGCGTTGGCGACCCAGTGAAAGAGGGCCTTGTCGGGGTCGTGGATGTCTACATCACGGCCCAGAACCACGACGAATCGCGGGCCGGGGATATCAATCGAGAGAACATCCTGAAGCATGACGCGGCCGAGAGCGGGCTTCTCGGCGTCACCGAGAGATGTATCGGCACGCACAAAGAGCCACTCGCCACAGGCGTCCGGCCACGAGGTGTCGAGCACGCCGGGAATCTTGCGTGCCGCGTCGATGAATGCCGCACGCTCTTCTGCGGTTCTCCGGCCGCGTGTCTCGGCCAGGGGAATGCCCCTGATCTCCTCGCCTCGGATCTTGGGAGTGCAATCAAAGCCGATCTTTGTACCGGCACCCAGACGCGGTGCCGCGTGGTCGAGGATGTCGAGCGGGCCGTTCACGGTCTCGACATCGCGGTCCGGGCGACAGTGGAGCGAGCAGGCACGGAGGACGGCGAGCGTGTCGTGCGGATTGATGGAATCGTCAACGATGAAGATTGTCTTGGTCCAGGACATCTGTCCCGCGCCCCAGATCGCGTGCATGACGCGACGGGCATGGAGCGGGTAATGCTTCTTGATCTGAACGACTGCGCAGTTGTGGAACGCGCCGAAGAGCGGCAGGTCGTAATCGATGATGTCCGGGATGAGCGTCTTTAAGAGGGGCAGGAAGACTCGTTCGGTGGCCTTGCCGAGGAAGTAGTCTTCCTGAATGGGGAGCCCGACGACAGTGGTGGGGTAGATCGGATCGCGTCGGTGAGTCATCGCAGTTACCTCGAGGATCGGGTAGCGATCCGGCATGGAATAGAAGCCGGTGTGATCTCCGAACGGACCTTCAAAGACCGCGCCGGGCCCGAGCGGCTCTCCAGTTCGAGGGTCGTAGTCGATGAAGCCCGCGTCGTGCCGGACGAGTCCCTCGATGATGATCTCGGCGTTTGCAGGCACCCAGAGCGGGACAGTCTTAGCGCGGGTCATCTCGATGCCGCGTCCATTGAGGAAGCCGGCAAGGAGAAGTTCGCTGATGCCAGGGGGAAGCGGCGCGGTGGCCGCGTAGGGGAGAACGGACTCGCCGCCGAGGGCAATGGCGACGGGCATGGGCTTTCCAAGCTTTTTCCACGATCGCCAGTGGTTCGCGCCGTCGTGGTGCATGTGCCAGTGCATGGCAAGCGTGCGCTTCCCGAGCAGTTGGACGCGGTACATCCCGATGTTGTGGCTTGCGGGCTTCGGATCGTCGATCTCAGAGGCATGGATCGTGTGAATGCCCGCGAGCGTGATGTACCTTCCGCGATTGCGTGCATCCCAGTCCGCGCCGGCTCCGAGCCCCGGGACAGCGTCATTGACCCCTCTTGGGTATCCGACGGAGGCGAAGTCGCCGTCGAGTGGCCAACACCGGAGGAACGGGAGTGTGGTCAGGTCGAGGTCTTCGCCGGTGACAAAGACCTCCTGACAGAGGCCGGCTCGGCGGGCACGCCTCGGGCCGATTGTCAGGAGTGGTGCAAACTGTCTCGCCTTCGCGAGGGCTTCCATGAGCGAGCGAGGGGGCTCGGGCTTGACGAGTGAGCCGATGCGTGAGGCAAGGGACTCCAGCCCTTCGCCGTGGACGCACGGCTGGCAGTCAGCCGAGCAATTCAGTGCCATCTCAACTCGTCGGTACGATCCAAACGCATTGATGAGGACGGGCGTGCGCGAGCCCACGACATTCTCAAACAGCAGGGCAGGGCCGCCTCGGTCGTAGAAGCGTGGATCCGTGTGTCGAGTGGCTGCTGAGCCGGGGTGGGGTGCTCTGGCCTTGCTCGCCAGATCGGCGAGGGCCGAGATCTCCAACACAGGCGAGACGCGATCGGTGATACGCTTCAGCTCACCGGCGCGATCGAGCACCGAAACGAAGTCACGCAGAGACGTGTGCATGTCCGAGCAGCGTATGACCAATCCAGTGGCCGCGGCGAAAGGAGCCGGGGGGGCGAAACGGGCGCAGGACTTTGCGGCAGTCCGGGACTGGCCGGGGTACTTTGATCTGATGGTCGGAAAGCCGGCCCGAGAAACGCTGGTTGCGGCCCTCGCGTCCTTCGCAAGAGAGGACGCGGCAGGCGGGGATCCGACTCCAGAGCGATTGGCGGTGGATCTGGGATGCGGTGAGGGTCGCGACACACTTGAGCTTCTGTCGCGCGGCTGGCGTGTTGTGGCCCTGGATGGGCACCCAAAGTCAGTCGAATTACTGGAGCCCCGGGTTCGTCCTGAGGATCGCGGGCGGTTGAAGACCTGTGTTGCGTCTTTCGCTGATGCGACGTGGCCGGAAAGCGTGGACCTCTTCAACGCGAGTTTCTCGTTGCCATTCTGCGAGCCAGAGGACTGGGAGAGTCTGTGGCAGCGGATCGTGGCTTCGATACGGCCTGGCGGGAGGTTTGCGGGGCAACTGTTCGGCGATCGGGATGGCTGGGCAGTGTTGCCGGACAGGACGCACCATCGTCGGGGAGAGTTGGACGGCCTCTTTGAAGGGTTCGTGTTCGAGGAGCTGCGGGAAGAGGAGCGGCCGGACACGAATCACGACGGAAAGCCCAAGCCATGGCATGTCTTCCATATAGTGGCAAGAAAGCGCGGCAATGCATGAAATGCGGCCATGCAAAGACCCAAGTGATGTGATCGGGTGCGAGCGATCGGATGCGTACAGAGGAGCAAAGCGGATGTCGAACTCGGTAGCGGTGCTCGCGGATGCGGCGATCGACGTCAAGGGCGTTGAAAAAACGTACAAGGGGCGTGTGCACGCGCTGCGCGGTGTTGATCTGTACGTCAAGCGGGGTGAGATCTTCGGGCTGCTCGGTCCGAACGGAGCGGGGAAGAGCACGCTCGTGAAAATCCTGATGACCGTGATCCGCGCGAGCGCCGTGAACGGGACGCTGCTTGGCGGGCCCGTCGGCAACAAGGGGATGCTGGCGCGGGTCGGATATCTGCCGGAGCATCATCGGTTTCCCGACTATCTGACCGGCGGGCAGGTGCTTGATTTTTTCGGGGCGATGGCGGGTGTCGGGAAGCGTGAACGCACGCGCCGGGCCGGGCCGCTGCTGGAGCTCGTGGGGATGAGCGAGTGGACCAAGAAGCGCGTGAAGTCGTACTCAAAGGGCATGAGGCAACGAATCGGGATCGCGCAGGCCCTGATGAGTGATCCGGATCTTGTTGTGCTCGATGAGCCGACTGACGGTGTAGACCCTGTGGGGCGGCGTGATATTCGGAACGTGCTGCAGCAGCTCAAGGCCCAAGGCAAGACTGTGTTTCTGAACAGTCACTTGCTCAGCGAGTTGGAGATGGTGTGCGATCGGGTCGCGATCATGGTGCAGGGGAAGGTCGCGAGCCAGGGAACCATCGAGGAACTCACGCGAGACGGGAGGCGATATGAGATCGAGCTCGCGTACGAGGCGAGCACTGCATCTGCCCACTTTGCGGGCTTGCTCGTCGCTGGTGGGAGTGGTGATGGTGCGACGGGAGCACTCGCGCGGGTGGCTGTCGCGCCGGAGATTGAGGGCGCGATCGATCGGGGTATGTTGACACTCAAGACGACGGACCCGGAGCGGGTGCAGCCCGTGCTGGACGAGATCCGGAGGCGAGGGTTGACGATCAGCTCGGTTCGGCAGGTTCGTCCGTCGCTGGAAGACCTCTTCATGCAGGCGGTCGTGGACTCAACGACGGGCGAAGCGTTCGCGCCCGGGGCGGCGCGGGCAGGCAGTCGCAGGAACGGGGGTGGAGCATGATCCAGACATGGGCTCTGCTGGTTGACGCGTACAGAGAACTGAACTCCAAGAAGCTGTTCTGGATCACGATGGCACTCTCGCTCCTGGTCGTGTGTGCGTTCGGTGCATTCGGGCTCTATCCGGGGGGCTACAGCGCGCTCTGGTTCAAGTTTGATCATGCGTTCTTCAACAGCCGCATCATCCCCCCTGAGAAGTTCTACAAGTTCATCTTTGCGAGTATCGGCATCCCGGTCTGGCTCACATGGATTGCGTCAATTCTCGCGCTGATCTCGACCGCAGGGATCATTCCCGACTTTGTGTCGGGCGGCGCGATCGAACTCTCTCTCTCAAAGCCGATCGGACGTGTGCGGCTGTTCCTGACCAAGTATTTCACGGGCCTGCTCTTTGTCGGCTTTCAGGTCGGCGTCTTCACGCTCGCGTGCATCGCAGTCATCGGAGTCCGCGGCAAATCGTGGGAGCCCGATCTCCTGCTCGCGATACCGATCGTGCTCTGTTTCTACAGCTATCTGTTCGCGATGTGTGCGCTGATCGGGCTGCTTACGCGATCATCGATCGCCGCTCTTCTGCTCACGCTTCTGTTCTGGATCTTCCTGTTCGCTATGAACGCTACGGATTCCATTTTCGTGATGCAGCGTGAGACCGCACGAGCAAAGATCGAGCACTACGAGCGACGCCAAGCGCCTCTTCTCCGAGTCGCAGAGGGGCAGTTGAAGGCACTCAAGGAGATGGGGTCTTCGTTGACGGATGAAGACGGCAACTTCCCCGAGGGGCTCACGACTGAGCTCGAGGTGGCGAACCCGATGCTCGCCAGCAACAGGCGCAATCTCGAAGAAGCGAGGCAATCACTCGATAAGTGGACGCAGTGGTCAAAGATCGCCACCGGCGTCAAGACGGTGCTTCCAAAGACGCAGGAGACGATCAAGCTGCTCGAACGGAGTCTGCTCTCTTCCGACGATATGAAACTCCTCTCACGTCAGGAGGAGTATGAGCGCACAGGGCGGGTATCAGAGAACACGTCTGCGGACTCAGACGACCCCTACGTTCACCATCAGGTTGCTGCACGTCGAACGGAAGAGGCCTTTCGGGACCGATCCGTGTGGTGGATCCTCGGGACCTCGCTTAGCTTCGAGATCGTTGTACTCGGTATCGCATGCGTCATTTTCACGAGGCGAGATTTCTGAAGCGAACGTGTTTGGGGCAGCGTTCGGGGATTGATTCACTCCCAGCCCCAAGGAGGCGGCGGGGCGGGCACGGGTTCTGTCAGATCGAACTCGATGCGGAACCGCCTGTCTGTGCCTTCCCGACGCAGCGAGTAGACGAAGCGTTTGCCCGGCACAAGCTCAACTGTCCACACATTGGTCGATGCAGCAGGAATGAGCGACGAAGTCTGTGCGTCGGCATAGAACTCCTGCTTTTCTGGCGATCCCGCACTTTGAGTCCAGCCGCCGTACATGGTGATCTCATCCTCTGAGCCATCCTTGTGGCGGTGATCATGCTTCAGCAAGATGCGGCCTTCGCCGGGCGTGAAGACCCAGGTTCGCGAGTGATCCTCGCCGACATGGAACGGAACCAGTATCCTGTCTGATTCGCACACACGAACGTGCATGATGAAGACCTTGCCCGCGAAGTCAGGGTTGCCTGTCGAGTCTTCGACCAATCGGCCTTGATATGCCTTGCCGCACATCTGACGGAGTTGCCGCATGAACTCTTCCTGCGGCTGGGCCAAGGCATCTCTTTGCCGGTGTGCGGCGCTGCGCGATCCGGATTCACATCCAGCAACCAATACGGTGCTGGCGATGCAGAGCGAGCCCAGCCAGGCCACGATCGTCGATGGGCGTGTCGGATTGTGGGTGTGTCTCATCATCGGCCCAGACTAGCCGATTCGGCGAGCGTGTGCAGGGGGCTCGGTCAGCCACTTGAAAGCTCTCGGCCTCGGTCACGGGCCGCGACGACCGCTCGTGCGAAAGCGTCCATCACGCTTGAAGAATCAAGTACCGAGCACGCGGCGTGCGTTGTTCCTCCCTTGCTGCTGACCGCTTGTCGCAAAGCCGAAGGATCGGAGTCCTCGTCCGACAGAAGCGAGGCGGCTCCGATGATCGTCTGGCGGACGATCGTCCTTGCGGTGCTCGCGTCGAAGCCTACTGACTGCGCCGCTCGTTCCATGGCCTCCGCTAAGTAGAAGACATACGCAGGCCCAGAGCCGGCAACCGCTGTGAACGCATCGATGAGCTCTTCGGGCAGTACGACCGTGGCACCACCGGATGCGAAGAGCGATTCCGTCCAGATACGATCTTGCTCGGTTATCGATGCAGACTGAGCGATAGCCGTCATGCCCTTCCCAACGCTGATGGGGAGGTTTGGCATCACACGCACGAAGCGGTGCGAGCCGCCGCGGGGGGCAGGCACTGAAGCAGCAAGTCGGGCGGAGGTGACTCCTGCCATGATGCTCACGTAGCACCGTGGGCCGAGCGAGCCGAGAGAAGGTGTCGTCGAAAGAACCGTGCCGAGGGCCTGCGGTTTGACAGCCAGTACGACAACGCCCTTGCCATGACAACGGTGACCGGCCTCGATGAGGAGCATCGACTCAATGCCGCGAGTTGCGTCCGGTACCGCAATGACGCCCAGCATCGAGAGTTCGGCCCTGCGAGCTTCTTCCGGCTCAGCAACGATCGTGCTTGGTGCCGCGAGAACTCCGGACCTCAGTCCGGAGCGCACAATCGCAGAAGCCATGTTGCCCCCTCCGATGAAGAGCGCGGGGCGGCTCTTGTCGCTGGTGTGTTGAGTGGTCATGGGATGAGACTATCCGCCCAGTCCGTAGTCTGTTCTGTCGGCGTACTGTGGCGAGCCACCAAGGCACGTGTGTCCAATCCGGCCCCTATGATGACGAATGGGTCGGGTCCGGAGCGAGGATCTCGGCCAAGAGAGGTTCCAAACCCATGTCATATCTCGACTTCGAGAAACCATTGGTCGAGTTGGAGCGTCAGATCGAGGCCGCGTCTGCCGCTCGTGACGGCGTACTTGGCACGCCGCCCGGCGTCTCCCTTGACCTCGGCACTCGCGTCTCTCTGGACGATCCTGAAGCATTGAAGGCGAAGTACCGAGAGACCCTCGCGAGCATCTACGCGGGGCTTGGTCCTTGGGAGACCGTCCGTGTCGCACGGGTTCCCACTCGCCCGCAAACGCGTGATTACATCAAACTCATCTGCCGCGACTTTGCGGAGTTGCACGGCGATCGGCGTTACGGCGACGACCCCGCTCTCGTGACGGGATTTGCTCGAATCGGATCCATCAAGTGCCTGATCGTTGGACACCAGAAGGGACGTGACACACAGGAGCGAATCGCCTGCCACTTCGGCTGCGCACATCCTGAGGGATACCGAAAGGCCCTCGCCAAGATGAAGATGGCAGAGAAGTTCGGCCTCCCGATCGTGACGCTCGTGGATACCCCTGGTGCCTATCCGGGCTTGGGCGCGGAGCAGCGCGGCCAGGCGGAAGCAATCGCGGTCAACATGCTCGAGATGAGCCGGCTGCGAGTTCCGA from Phycisphaeraceae bacterium includes the following:
- a CDS encoding cupin domain-containing protein; this translates as MLIRNIGEMEMRPVQMDGVQGATMAVMVGRSDGAPNFAMRQFAVAPGGHTPRHSHDYEHEVFVVSGKGTILLEGKERPIRGGDVIYVPADELHQFKSASDQHEPLRFLCLVPMSRNCGDPTPGS
- a CDS encoding UbiD family decarboxylase encodes the protein MHTSLRDFVSVLDRAGELKRITDRVSPVLEISALADLASKARAPHPGSAATRHTDPRFYDRGGPALLFENVVGSRTPVLINAFGSYRRVEMALNCSADCQPCVHGEGLESLASRIGSLVKPEPPRSLMEALAKARQFAPLLTIGPRRARRAGLCQEVFVTGEDLDLTTLPFLRCWPLDGDFASVGYPRGVNDAVPGLGAGADWDARNRGRYITLAGIHTIHASEIDDPKPASHNIGMYRVQLLGKRTLAMHWHMHHDGANHWRSWKKLGKPMPVAIALGGESVLPYAATAPLPPGISELLLAGFLNGRGIEMTRAKTVPLWVPANAEIIIEGLVRHDAGFIDYDPRTGEPLGPGAVFEGPFGDHTGFYSMPDRYPILEVTAMTHRRDPIYPTTVVGLPIQEDYFLGKATERVFLPLLKTLIPDIIDYDLPLFGAFHNCAVVQIKKHYPLHARRVMHAIWGAGQMSWTKTIFIVDDSINPHDTLAVLRACSLHCRPDRDVETVNGPLDILDHAAPRLGAGTKIGFDCTPKIRGEEIRGIPLAETRGRRTAEERAAFIDAARKIPGVLDTSWPDACGEWLFVRADTSLGDAEKPALGRVMLQDVLSIDIPGPRFVVVLGRDVDIHDPDKALFHWVANADAGRDMIHVKTACSAQDGGRLGFDATPKRAGDEANGEPVRAWPPVLTMDQEVQSRIEPIARAIGIL
- a CDS encoding class I SAM-dependent methyltransferase → MSEQRMTNPVAAAKGAGGAKRAQDFAAVRDWPGYFDLMVGKPARETLVAALASFAREDAAGGDPTPERLAVDLGCGEGRDTLELLSRGWRVVALDGHPKSVELLEPRVRPEDRGRLKTCVASFADATWPESVDLFNASFSLPFCEPEDWESLWQRIVASIRPGGRFAGQLFGDRDGWAVLPDRTHHRRGELDGLFEGFVFEELREEERPDTNHDGKPKPWHVFHIVARKRGNA
- a CDS encoding ABC transporter ATP-binding protein, yielding MSNSVAVLADAAIDVKGVEKTYKGRVHALRGVDLYVKRGEIFGLLGPNGAGKSTLVKILMTVIRASAVNGTLLGGPVGNKGMLARVGYLPEHHRFPDYLTGGQVLDFFGAMAGVGKRERTRRAGPLLELVGMSEWTKKRVKSYSKGMRQRIGIAQALMSDPDLVVLDEPTDGVDPVGRRDIRNVLQQLKAQGKTVFLNSHLLSELEMVCDRVAIMVQGKVASQGTIEELTRDGRRYEIELAYEASTASAHFAGLLVAGGSGDGATGALARVAVAPEIEGAIDRGMLTLKTTDPERVQPVLDEIRRRGLTISSVRQVRPSLEDLFMQAVVDSTTGEAFAPGAARAGSRRNGGGA
- a CDS encoding ABC transporter permease, with amino-acid sequence MIQTWALLVDAYRELNSKKLFWITMALSLLVVCAFGAFGLYPGGYSALWFKFDHAFFNSRIIPPEKFYKFIFASIGIPVWLTWIASILALISTAGIIPDFVSGGAIELSLSKPIGRVRLFLTKYFTGLLFVGFQVGVFTLACIAVIGVRGKSWEPDLLLAIPIVLCFYSYLFAMCALIGLLTRSSIAALLLTLLFWIFLFAMNATDSIFVMQRETARAKIEHYERRQAPLLRVAEGQLKALKEMGSSLTDEDGNFPEGLTTELEVANPMLASNRRNLEEARQSLDKWTQWSKIATGVKTVLPKTQETIKLLERSLLSSDDMKLLSRQEEYERTGRVSENTSADSDDPYVHHQVAARRTEEAFRDRSVWWILGTSLSFEIVVLGIACVIFTRRDF
- the proC gene encoding pyrroline-5-carboxylate reductase codes for the protein MTTQHTSDKSRPALFIGGGNMASAIVRSGLRSGVLAAPSTIVAEPEEARRAELSMLGVIAVPDATRGIESMLLIEAGHRCHGKGVVVLAVKPQALGTVLSTTPSLGSLGPRCYVSIMAGVTSARLAASVPAPRGGSHRFVRVMPNLPISVGKGMTAIAQSASITEQDRIWTESLFASGGATVVLPEELIDAFTAVAGSGPAYVFYLAEAMERAAQSVGFDASTARTIVRQTIIGAASLLSDEDSDPSALRQAVSSKGGTTHAACSVLDSSSVMDAFARAVVAARDRGRELSSG
- a CDS encoding acetyl-CoA carboxylase carboxyltransferase subunit alpha translates to MSYLDFEKPLVELERQIEAASAARDGVLGTPPGVSLDLGTRVSLDDPEALKAKYRETLASIYAGLGPWETVRVARVPTRPQTRDYIKLICRDFAELHGDRRYGDDPALVTGFARIGSIKCLIVGHQKGRDTQERIACHFGCAHPEGYRKALAKMKMAEKFGLPIVTLVDTPGAYPGLGAEQRGQAEAIAVNMLEMSRLRVPIVSVVIGEGGSGGALGIAVADRVAMLQFAWYSVISPEGCAAILWKQANEQTNAQAARALKLTASDNIELGIVDDVIEEPLGAAHRAPADAAANLEKWITSTLLDLKDVDRDVLVDRRYQRFRRLGAYVDKSGQLDATGPEQELPK